Proteins co-encoded in one Spirosoma endbachense genomic window:
- a CDS encoding glycoside hydrolase, with protein MKAMVKINLLALIALTSLSSTVRIIDPPGQTTPQHRRIGKSVTIDLQKEFQTIHSFGASDCWSAKFIGKWRDDSKKNHVADLLFSLDTLPDGQPKGIGLSLWRMNIGAGSYEQGDSSYINDQWRREECFLDSRGRFDWTKQAGNQWFLQAARQRGVRYTLGFTNSAPVQMTRNGKAFSPGGKSINLKPGAQDDFADFLATVADHFKFDYLSPINEPQWDWTAGKNGKAGQEGSPAENADIAAVTKALSTKLAAKKATTTVVTGEAGQLNFLYEKAESGRGNQLDYFFGSKQGAPVSKLPNVEPIWAYHSYFTTCSDSALVAVRQQAAQRVKSVGNPMLWQSEFGVLGDICGRYHGSPRHTDIDYGLYVAKVIHNDLAIANVTSWQWWLAINPYNYSDGLVYINGPDGDYKKHDNARQDGQVIDSKQLWAFGNYARFVRPGMKRVAVQLADSDPIQEAGTCMISAYKDIRTKQIVLVCINITPDLLTLPLNGLTIRNGHFSCYTTTETKTLAKSIVAAGQIHLEPRSIVTLVGRYE; from the coding sequence ATGAAAGCCATGGTTAAAATTAATCTGCTGGCACTGATTGCCCTGACCAGTCTAAGCAGTACTGTCAGGATCATTGATCCACCAGGCCAAACCACTCCGCAGCATCGACGTATTGGGAAATCGGTAACCATTGACCTACAGAAAGAATTTCAGACCATTCATAGTTTTGGCGCGTCGGATTGCTGGTCGGCAAAGTTTATTGGCAAATGGCGCGATGACAGTAAGAAAAATCATGTCGCTGACCTGCTATTTAGCTTAGATACACTGCCTGATGGTCAGCCTAAGGGGATTGGCTTGTCGTTGTGGCGAATGAACATCGGGGCTGGCAGCTATGAGCAGGGAGACAGCAGCTACATTAATGATCAATGGCGTCGGGAGGAGTGTTTTCTGGATAGCCGGGGCCGTTTCGATTGGACAAAGCAGGCAGGGAATCAGTGGTTTTTGCAGGCTGCCCGGCAGCGGGGTGTGCGCTATACGCTCGGCTTTACAAATTCGGCTCCCGTTCAGATGACCCGAAATGGCAAAGCCTTTTCGCCGGGAGGCAAATCGATTAATCTCAAACCGGGTGCGCAGGATGACTTCGCTGATTTTCTGGCGACAGTTGCCGATCATTTCAAGTTCGATTACCTAAGTCCCATCAACGAACCCCAATGGGACTGGACCGCCGGGAAAAATGGTAAAGCCGGGCAAGAAGGATCACCCGCCGAAAACGCCGATATTGCTGCCGTTACAAAGGCGTTATCGACAAAATTGGCCGCTAAAAAAGCAACAACGACCGTAGTTACCGGTGAAGCAGGACAACTCAACTTCCTCTACGAAAAAGCTGAAAGTGGCCGGGGTAATCAATTAGACTACTTTTTTGGTTCAAAACAAGGTGCGCCGGTAAGCAAACTTCCCAACGTTGAACCGATTTGGGCCTATCATAGCTACTTTACCACCTGTTCCGATTCGGCACTGGTGGCTGTTCGACAGCAAGCGGCCCAGCGCGTTAAATCGGTCGGTAATCCGATGCTCTGGCAAAGTGAGTTTGGTGTTCTGGGCGACATCTGCGGCCGTTACCACGGAAGTCCCCGTCACACGGACATCGATTATGGCCTGTATGTGGCCAAAGTCATTCATAACGACCTGGCCATTGCCAATGTCACGTCGTGGCAATGGTGGCTGGCTATCAATCCGTATAATTACAGCGATGGGCTGGTGTACATCAACGGGCCTGATGGCGACTACAAAAAGCACGACAACGCCCGGCAGGATGGACAGGTCATCGATTCAAAACAGCTTTGGGCTTTTGGCAACTACGCTCGATTCGTTCGGCCCGGCATGAAGCGGGTAGCTGTTCAACTGGCCGATAGCGATCCCATACAGGAGGCTGGTACGTGTATGATTTCGGCCTACAAAGACATACGTACGAAGCAAATCGTGCTGGTTTGCATTAACATAACGCCCGATTTACTAACCTTACCACTCAATGGTTTGACTATTCGCAACGGCCATTTCTCCTGCTATACAACGACTGAAACAAAAACGCTGGCCAAATCCATCGTTGCTGCCGGTCAAATTCATCTGGAGCCCCGGTCAATTGTGACGCTGGTTGGCAGGTACGAGTAA
- a CDS encoding DoxX family protein produces MGERFASGLSVNHPLGHYLEALYHTESYYTFIGISQLVIALLLLMPRTALLGALMYFPIILNICILAYAVRFEGTRITTLMVLANLYLLCWDYDRIKYILPVKQDGYSAREKPLSNKFPLLFFGCVFAMIAVVIVINQFLYDIRPGNSLIECTNGCAGNSNPKACEEFCDCIHNRGKPLHECLIDYKKANRTNQ; encoded by the coding sequence ATGGGAGAACGGTTCGCCAGCGGCTTATCCGTTAATCATCCGCTGGGGCATTATTTGGAAGCACTTTATCACACCGAATCCTACTACACCTTTATTGGTATTTCCCAGTTAGTCATTGCTCTTTTGTTACTCATGCCAAGAACGGCACTTCTGGGTGCATTGATGTATTTTCCCATTATCCTGAATATATGCATCCTGGCGTATGCTGTCCGATTTGAAGGCACTCGTATTACAACGCTAATGGTGCTGGCCAATTTGTATTTATTATGCTGGGACTACGACCGAATAAAATACATTTTACCAGTTAAACAGGATGGTTACTCGGCAAGAGAAAAACCGTTGAGCAACAAATTTCCGCTCCTATTCTTCGGATGTGTTTTTGCGATGATCGCTGTAGTAATAGTCATAAACCAGTTCCTGTATGACATTCGACCTGGTAACTCCCTGATTGAATGCACAAATGGATGTGCTGGCAATAGCAATCCAAAGGCCTGCGAAGAATTTTGTGATTGCATTCATAATCGGGGCAAACCGCTTCACGAGTGCCTGATCGACTATAAGAAAGCAAACAGAACGAATCAATAG
- a CDS encoding class I SAM-dependent methyltransferase yields MSYQTHSFYNRFAVFYPLVDFFLRPQKARLFHEINRLPDGNLLDIGVGNGAQLHLYEKHHITGIDTSSGMLQIASQRNHNHILLMQMNGEALLFGDRQFDYVVLSHVIAVVDNPERLLEEAFRVLKPNGRLLILNHFTPDNWLKYVDRAFGIISKMVHFKSVFRMHEIPTINRFQLLKEVRFAPLSYFKLLVYQKK; encoded by the coding sequence ATGAGTTATCAAACCCATTCTTTTTATAACAGATTCGCGGTCTTTTATCCGTTGGTTGATTTTTTCCTGAGACCCCAAAAGGCTCGATTATTCCACGAGATCAACCGGCTGCCTGACGGCAATCTTCTTGACATTGGGGTTGGCAACGGCGCTCAACTGCACCTGTATGAAAAGCATCACATCACCGGTATTGACACTTCCTCGGGAATGCTTCAGATCGCCAGCCAGCGAAATCATAACCATATTCTGCTGATGCAGATGAATGGAGAAGCCCTTTTATTTGGAGATAGGCAGTTCGATTACGTAGTTCTGTCTCATGTAATTGCCGTCGTCGATAACCCGGAACGGCTTTTAGAGGAAGCCTTCCGAGTGTTGAAACCCAATGGAAGACTACTTATCCTCAATCATTTTACGCCAGATAACTGGCTAAAATATGTAGACCGGGCTTTCGGAATTATCTCGAAAATGGTTCATTTCAAATCGGTTTTTCGCATGCATGAAATACCGACGATCAACCGATTCCAGCTGTTAAAAGAAGTTCGTTTTGCCCCCCTGTCCTATTTCAAACTTTTGGTTTACCAGAAGAAATGA
- a CDS encoding diacylglycerol kinase family protein, with product MNTIGKHLASYKHGIRGIGLAFHYETIMRFHLAATAGVILVNFLLQISRTEWLITLMLIGLVWMAEVFNTAIEKLADRVTQDQDLLIAHVKDMASGAVSILCLFAVLCALIIYLPYLF from the coding sequence ATGAACACAATTGGAAAACACCTCGCCAGTTATAAACATGGGATACGCGGAATAGGTCTCGCCTTCCACTACGAAACGATTATGCGATTCCATCTGGCGGCAACGGCTGGCGTTATCCTGGTCAATTTTCTGCTTCAGATCAGCCGGACAGAATGGCTCATTACGCTGATGCTGATCGGGCTGGTCTGGATGGCAGAGGTCTTTAATACTGCCATTGAAAAATTAGCGGATCGGGTTACTCAGGATCAGGACTTATTGATCGCTCACGTAAAAGATATGGCATCGGGAGCCGTGAGCATCCTATGCCTCTTCGCGGTACTATGCGCTCTGATCATTTATTTGCCTTATCTATTTTAA